One Eurosta solidaginis isolate ZX-2024a chromosome 5, ASM4086904v1, whole genome shotgun sequence DNA segment encodes these proteins:
- the LOC137253238 gene encoding alpha-(1,3)-fucosyltransferase C-like, with protein MSIMSDADSEWEYSDHLKNPILQKSALIMEIPKAVARKRRSKNKFKKTRGLKKCICLSLLALVLVTITVMISLTILAYLDVINSHHIGNKQKQNSILVLNWHTDVHNPLSLTHTQCKIVFANHSVTKLWTDEYYSYDAIIMNSTAENILHGIDAVNRYKENQLIIFATQKPLKYSNLSSDGLYMESFTKSFSYSLKSHFLWHPYKIVELKDFKIVAPSLQPQWSASAQSFIDDHERDFFLAEVMEPSPLALTVLQKPCHKARQDLIKLIMQNMDVHTYGECGNLTCPNNCLYLSNWHDNERYKFYLAFEEELCVDYVGNNFFKALSAHLLPVVFGGANYTYFAPPNSYINASDFTSIRELTDYLFYLDQNPEEHIKYFTWRHKYKIQSFATNFEEICDYVKRHSYNTQRNEQIINWLKENKCQPYELPSTWGS; from the exons atgtcTATTATGTCTGACGCTGATTCGGAATGGGAATATTCCGATCATTTAAAAAATCCTATATTACAGAAATCTGCATTAATAATGGAAATTCCGAAAGCCGTAGCACGCAAACGTcgaagtaaaaataaatttaaaaaaacgcgcGGACTTAAAAAATGCATATGTTTGAGTCTTTTGGCATTAGTGTTAGTGACTATAACGGTAATGATATCATTAACAATACTCGCTTACCTGGATGTAATAAATTCACATCACATAggtaacaaacaaaaacaaaactcaatTTTGGTATTGAATTGGCATACGGACGTACACAATCCATTATCTCTAACGCATACTCAATGTAAAATTGTCTTCGCTAACCACAGCGTTACAAAGTTATGGACCGATGAGTATTACAGTTATGATGCCATTATAATGAACTCCACCGCTGAGAATATTCTTCATGGTATTGATGCGGTTAACCGTTATAAAGAAAATCAGTTGATAATTTTTGCGACACAAAAACCGTTAAAATATTCAAATCTCTCGTCCGACGGTTTGTATATGGAATCATTTACCAAATCTTTTTCATACTCGCTAAAATCACATTTTCTATGGCATCCATATAAAATTGTTGAACTAAAagatttcaaaattgttgctccTTCTCTACAACCGCAATGGTCCGCATCTGCGCAAAGCTTTATAGATGATCATGAAAGAGATTTCTTTTTGGCAGAAGTTATGGAACCATCGCCGTTGGCGCTAACTGTATTGCAAAAGCCCTGTCATAAGGCTAGACAAGATTTGATAAAGCTTATTATGCAGAATATGGATGTGCATACATATGGGGAATGTGGGAATTTAAC CTGCCCTAACAATTGCCTATACTTATCAAATTGGCACGATAATGAACGCTACAAATTTTATTTGGCATTCGAAGAGGAGCTGTGTGTGGATTATGTTGGTAACAACTTTTTCAAAGCTTTAAGTGCACATCTGTTGCCAGTGGTCTTTGGTGGTGCTAATTACACCTATTTTGCACCACCAAACTCTTATATAAATGCAAGCGATTTTACAAGTATACGAGAGCTAACCGATTATTTGTTCTATTTGGATCAAAACCCGGAAGAACATATTAAATATTTTACATGGCGGCATAAATACAAAATTCAAAgctttgcaacaaattttgaagaaatttgtgATTACGTGAAAAGACATAGCTACAATACACAAAGAAATGAACAAATTATTAATtggttaaaagaaaataaatgtcaGCCGTATGAGTTGCCAAGTACATGGGGCTCATGA